The following proteins are encoded in a genomic region of Bubalus kerabau isolate K-KA32 ecotype Philippines breed swamp buffalo chromosome 15, PCC_UOA_SB_1v2, whole genome shotgun sequence:
- the C15H11orf96 gene encoding uncharacterized protein C11orf96 homolog, giving the protein MAAAKPGELMGICSSYQAVMPHFVCLADEFPQPMRPAKLSKGKGRLRRPRQSRFKTQPVTFDEIQEVEEEGASPMEEEKAKKSFLQSLECLRRSTQSLSLQREPLSGCKLRNSLDSSDSDSAL; this is encoded by the coding sequence ATGGCGGCCGCCAAGCCCGGCGAGCTGATGGGCATCTGCTCCAGCTACCAGGCGGTGATGCCGCACTTCGTGTGCCTGGCCGACGAGTTCCCGCAGCCCATGCGGCCCGCCAAGCTGTCCAAGGGCAAGGGCCGGCTGCGGCGGCCGCGCCAGTCCCGTTTCAAGACGCAGCCGGTGACCTTCGACGAGAtccaggaggtggaggaggagggggcgtCCCCTATGGAGGAGGAGAAGGCCAAGAAGTCGTTCCTGCAGAGCCTGGAGTGCCTGCGCCGCAGCACGCAGAGTCTGTCGCTGCAGAGGGAGCCGCTCAGCGGCTGCAAACTGAGGAACAGCCTGGACTCCAGCGACTCCGACTCGGCCCTGTGA